DNA sequence from the Edaphobacter lichenicola genome:
TTGCGTTAGAGCGTCGACTGCAGCGTGGCGGGTGTTGTCGTCTGCGTGGCGAATGTCTAACGAGGTTTTCACTCTGCCGGCGATGACGTTTCCAGCGCCGGGTGAGGCGTCCAGCTTGCCGACGGTTGCGACGAGGCCTTCGTGAGCGGTGGCGCAGGCTTCGACGGCGACAATCCATTCGGCGGCGGCGGCCATGGCGTCGTGTCGCAGGTGCATCGGCGTGGTTCCGGCGTGGTTCGCCTGGCCTTCGAAGAGGAGTTGCATGCGGGTCTGTCCTACGAGCGCTTCGACGATGCCGAGCGATGCGCCCTCGCTCTCGAGGATGGGGCCTTGTTCGATGTGAAACTCGAGATAAGCGAAGGCGTCGCGGGATAAGACTGCTGCGGGAAGGTTTGCGGGATCGAGGCCGTAGCTTCGTATGGCTTCTGCGATGGTTAGGCCATTTTGATCGGTGCGCTGCAGTGTCTCTGGGGCTAGTTTTCCTACGACTGCGAGGCTGCCGAGGAAGGCTTTGCTGAAGCGGACGCCTTCTTCTTCGGAGAAGCCGATGACTTCGATGGAGAAGGGTGGCCGATGCTCGAGGAGCTCTTCGATGACGGCGATGCCAAGGATGACTCCGAGGATGCCGTCGAAGGCTCCGGCGTTGGGTACGGTGTCGAGATG
Encoded proteins:
- a CDS encoding allantoate amidohydrolase — encoded protein: MPGTNTDCATRIIARCREIAAHTEVPGEITRRFLTPPMRAVHSLLSQWMEAAGMTVHTDAIGNLRGLWPSPIANAPRLIIGSHLDTVPNAGAFDGILGVILGIAVIEELLEHRPPFSIEVIGFSEEEGVRFSKAFLGSLAVVGKLAPETLQRTDQNGLTIAEAIRSYGLDPANLPAAVLSRDAFAYLEFHIEQGPILESEGASLGIVEALVGQTRMQLLFEGQANHAGTTPMHLRHDAMAAAAEWIVAVEACATAHEGLVATVGKLDASPGAGNVIAGRVKTSLDIRHADDNTRHAAVDALTQIAKTAATKRGVTLTLRTEMEQSAVPLDPHLTTLLHRAAAQAGYPSRRMTSGAGHDAMILAPIIPSTMLFLRSPGGLSHHPDEAVLPQDVEAALATVMEFLALLSDDKTKDSHA